Proteins from one Gasterosteus aculeatus chromosome 11, fGasAcu3.hap1.1, whole genome shotgun sequence genomic window:
- the stat3 gene encoding signal transducer and activator of transcription 3 isoform X3: protein MAQWNQLQQLETRYLEQLYHLYSDSFPMELRQFLAPWIESQDWAYAANKESHATLVFHNLLGEIDQQYSRFLQENNVLYQHNLRRIKQHLQSKYLEKPMDIARIVARCLWEEQRLLQTATTAVQDGQAAHPTGTVVTEKQQILEHNLQDIRKRVQDMEQKMKMLENLQDDFDFNYKTLKSQGDLPQDLNGNSQAAATRQKMAQLEQMLSALDQLRRQIVTEMGGLLTAMDYVQKNLTDEELADWKRRQQIACIGGPPNICLDRLETWITSLAESQLQIRQQIKKLEELQQKVSYKGDPIIQHRPALEEKIVDLFRNLMKSSFVVERQPCMPMHPDRPLVIKTGVQFTNKVRLLVKFPELNYQLKIKVCIDKESGDVAAIRGSRKFNILGTNTKVMNMEESNNGSLSAEFKHLTLREQRCGNGGRTNSDASLIVTEELHLITFETEVYHQGLKIDLETHSLPVVVISNICQMPNAWASILWYNMLTNHPKNVNFFTKPPVGTWDQVAEVLSWQFSSTTKRGLTIEQLTTLAEKLLGPCVNYSGCQITWAKFCKENMAGKGFSFWVWLDNIIDLVKKYILALWNEGYIMGFISKERERAILSPKPPGTFLLRFSESSKEGGITFTWVEKDISGKTQMQSVEPYTKQQLNNMSFADIIMGYKIMDATNILVSPLVYLYPDIPKDEAFGKYCRPETAPEPEMGGDPSSSIQPYLKTKFICVTPTNSGNTSDLFPMSPRTLESLMHNEAEPNQAHMGCTWIVSTDSLTLDMDVASPM from the exons ATGGCCCAGTGGAACCAGTTACAGCAGCTGGAGACCAGGTATCTGGAGCAGCTCTACCACCTGTACAGCGACAGCTTCCCCATGGAGCTACGGCAGTTCCTCGCCCCCTGGATCGAGAGTCAGGACTG GGCGTACGCTGCCAACAAGGAGTCGCACGCCACGCTGGTGTTCCACAACCTCCTGGGAGAGATAGACCAGCAGTACAGCCGCTTCCTGCAGGAGAACAACGTGCTCTACCAGCACAACCTGCGGCGGATCAAGCAGCATCTGCAAAGCAAGTACCTGGAGAAGCCCATGGATATCGCCCGCATCGTGGCCCGATGTCTGTGGGAGGAGCAGAGACTGCTGCAGACCGCCACCACCGCTGTACAG GATGGTCAGGCAGCACATCCCACCGGGACAGTAGTGACAGAGAAGCAGCAGATCCTGGAGCACAACCTCCAAGACATCAGGAAGCGGGTGCAG gaTATGGAACAGAAGATGAAAATGCTTGAGAACTTGCAGGATGACTTTGACTTCAATTACAAGACGTTGAAAAGCCAAGGAG ACTTGCCCCAGGACTTAAATGGCAACAGCCAAGCGGCCGCCACCAGACAGAAGATGGCTCAGCTCGAGCAGATGCTGAGCGCCCTGGACCAGCTGAGGAGG cAAATTGTGACGGAGATGGGCGGCTTGTTGACCGCCATGGATTACGTACAGAAGAACCTGACTGACGAGGAGCTAGCCGACTggaagaggaggcagcagaTCGCCTGTATCGGAGGTCCACCCAACATCTGCCTGGACCGCCTCGAGACATG GATCACGTCCCTGGCCGAGTCCCAGCTGCAGATCCGCCAGCAGATCAAGAAGCTGGAGGAACTTCAGCAGAAGGTGTCTTACAAAGGCGACCCCATCATCCAGCACCGGCCCGCCCTGGAGGAGAAGATAGTGGACCTGTTCAGAAACCTGATGAAGAG TTCCTTTGTGGTCGAAAGACAGCCTTGTATGCCCATGCATCCGGACAGACCTCTGGTCATTAAAACAGGAGTGCAGTTCACAAATAAAGTCAG GTTACTGGTTAAGTTTCCTGAGCTCAATTACCAGCTGAAAATTAAAGTTTGCATTGACAA ggaatcGGGAGACGTGGCTGCAATTCGAGG GTCACGGAAGTTCAACATCCTCGGTACCAACACAAAAGTAATGAACATGGAAGAATCCAACAATGGCAGCCTGTCAGCAGAGTTTAAACACTTG ACCCTGAGAGAACAGAGGTGTGGAAATGGTGGCCGGACCAACAGCGAC GCCTCTCTGATTGTCACAGAGGAGCTCCATCTCATCACCTTTGAGACAGAAGTCTATCATCAAGGCCTGAAGATCGATCTGGAG ACTCATTCCCTACCAGTGGTTGTCATCTCCAACATCTGCCAGATGCCCAACGCCTGGGCTTCCATCCTGTGGTACAACATGCTCACTAACCACCCAAAG AATGTAAACTTCTTCACCAAGCCTCCGGTGGGGACGTGGGACCAGGTGGCCGAGGTCCTGAGCTGGCagttctcctccaccaccaagCGGGGGCTCACCATCGAACAGCTCACCACACTGGCTGAGAAGTTGCTCG GGCCGTGTGTCAACTACTCAGGCTGTCAGATCACTTGGGCCAAGTTCTGTAAG gAGAACATGGCCGGCAAGGGCTTTTCCTTTTGGGTGTGGCTGGACAACATAATTGACCTGGTGAAGAAGTATATCCTGGCCCTGTGGAACGAAGG GTATATCATGGGCTTCATcagcaaagagagggagagggccaTTCTGAGTCCGAAACCTCCCGGAACCTTCCTGCTGCGCTTCAGTGAGAGCAGCAAGGAGGGCGGCATTACCTTTACATGGGTGGAGAAAGACATAAGTG GAAAGACGCAGATGCAGTCAGTGGAGCCCTACACCAAGCAGCAGCTCAACAACATGTCCTTTGCCGACATCATCATGGGCTACAAGATCATGGACGCCACCAACATTCTGGTGTCGCCTCTCGTGTACCTCTACCCCGACATTCCCAAAGACGAAGCTTTCGGGAAGTACTGCAGGCCGGAAACAGCTCCGGAGCCGGAGATGGGAGGAGACCCTTCGAGTA GTATTCAGCCGTACTTGAAGACAAAGTTCATCTGCGTCACACC CACAAACTCTGGAAACACCAGCGACCTGTTCCCCATGTCGCCGCGCACCCTCGAGTCCCTGATGCACAACGAAGCCGAGCCTAATCAGGCACACATGG GCTGCACTTGGATTGTTTCCACAGACTCCCTCACACTGGACATGGATGTAGCATCGCCCATGTGA
- the stat3 gene encoding signal transducer and activator of transcription 3 isoform X4, which produces MAQWNQLQQLETRYLEQLYHLYSDSFPMELRQFLAPWIESQDWAYAANKESHATLVFHNLLGEIDQQYSRFLQENNVLYQHNLRRIKQHLQSKYLEKPMDIARIVARCLWEEQRLLQTATTAVQDGQAAHPTGTVVTEKQQILEHNLQDIRKRVQDMEQKMKMLENLQDDFDFNYKTLKSQGDLPQDLNGNSQAAATRQKMAQLEQMLSALDQLRRQIVTEMGGLLTAMDYVQKNLTDEELADWKRRQQIACIGGPPNICLDRLETWITSLAESQLQIRQQIKKLEELQQKVSYKGDPIIQHRPALEEKIVDLFRNLMKSSFVVERQPCMPMHPDRPLVIKTGVQFTNKVRLLVKFPELNYQLKIKVCIDKESGDVAAIRGSRKFNILGTNTKVMNMEESNNGSLSAEFKHLTLREQRCGNGGRTNSDASLIVTEELHLITFETEVYHQGLKIDLETHSLPVVVISNICQMPNAWASILWYNMLTNHPKNVNFFTKPPVGTWDQVAEVLSWQFSSTTKRGLTIEQLTTLAEKLLGPCVNYSGCQITWAKFCKENMAGKGFSFWVWLDNIIDLVKKYILALWNEGYIMGFISKERERAILSPKPPGTFLLRFSESSKEGGITFTWVEKDISGKTQMQSVEPYTKQQLNNMSFADIIMGYKIMDATNILVSPLVYLYPDIPKDEAFGKYCRPETAPEPEMGGDPSSSIQPYLKTKFICVTPTNSGNTSDLFPMSPRTLESLMHNEAEPNQAHMDSLTLDMDVASPM; this is translated from the exons ATGGCCCAGTGGAACCAGTTACAGCAGCTGGAGACCAGGTATCTGGAGCAGCTCTACCACCTGTACAGCGACAGCTTCCCCATGGAGCTACGGCAGTTCCTCGCCCCCTGGATCGAGAGTCAGGACTG GGCGTACGCTGCCAACAAGGAGTCGCACGCCACGCTGGTGTTCCACAACCTCCTGGGAGAGATAGACCAGCAGTACAGCCGCTTCCTGCAGGAGAACAACGTGCTCTACCAGCACAACCTGCGGCGGATCAAGCAGCATCTGCAAAGCAAGTACCTGGAGAAGCCCATGGATATCGCCCGCATCGTGGCCCGATGTCTGTGGGAGGAGCAGAGACTGCTGCAGACCGCCACCACCGCTGTACAG GATGGTCAGGCAGCACATCCCACCGGGACAGTAGTGACAGAGAAGCAGCAGATCCTGGAGCACAACCTCCAAGACATCAGGAAGCGGGTGCAG gaTATGGAACAGAAGATGAAAATGCTTGAGAACTTGCAGGATGACTTTGACTTCAATTACAAGACGTTGAAAAGCCAAGGAG ACTTGCCCCAGGACTTAAATGGCAACAGCCAAGCGGCCGCCACCAGACAGAAGATGGCTCAGCTCGAGCAGATGCTGAGCGCCCTGGACCAGCTGAGGAGG cAAATTGTGACGGAGATGGGCGGCTTGTTGACCGCCATGGATTACGTACAGAAGAACCTGACTGACGAGGAGCTAGCCGACTggaagaggaggcagcagaTCGCCTGTATCGGAGGTCCACCCAACATCTGCCTGGACCGCCTCGAGACATG GATCACGTCCCTGGCCGAGTCCCAGCTGCAGATCCGCCAGCAGATCAAGAAGCTGGAGGAACTTCAGCAGAAGGTGTCTTACAAAGGCGACCCCATCATCCAGCACCGGCCCGCCCTGGAGGAGAAGATAGTGGACCTGTTCAGAAACCTGATGAAGAG TTCCTTTGTGGTCGAAAGACAGCCTTGTATGCCCATGCATCCGGACAGACCTCTGGTCATTAAAACAGGAGTGCAGTTCACAAATAAAGTCAG GTTACTGGTTAAGTTTCCTGAGCTCAATTACCAGCTGAAAATTAAAGTTTGCATTGACAA ggaatcGGGAGACGTGGCTGCAATTCGAGG GTCACGGAAGTTCAACATCCTCGGTACCAACACAAAAGTAATGAACATGGAAGAATCCAACAATGGCAGCCTGTCAGCAGAGTTTAAACACTTG ACCCTGAGAGAACAGAGGTGTGGAAATGGTGGCCGGACCAACAGCGAC GCCTCTCTGATTGTCACAGAGGAGCTCCATCTCATCACCTTTGAGACAGAAGTCTATCATCAAGGCCTGAAGATCGATCTGGAG ACTCATTCCCTACCAGTGGTTGTCATCTCCAACATCTGCCAGATGCCCAACGCCTGGGCTTCCATCCTGTGGTACAACATGCTCACTAACCACCCAAAG AATGTAAACTTCTTCACCAAGCCTCCGGTGGGGACGTGGGACCAGGTGGCCGAGGTCCTGAGCTGGCagttctcctccaccaccaagCGGGGGCTCACCATCGAACAGCTCACCACACTGGCTGAGAAGTTGCTCG GGCCGTGTGTCAACTACTCAGGCTGTCAGATCACTTGGGCCAAGTTCTGTAAG gAGAACATGGCCGGCAAGGGCTTTTCCTTTTGGGTGTGGCTGGACAACATAATTGACCTGGTGAAGAAGTATATCCTGGCCCTGTGGAACGAAGG GTATATCATGGGCTTCATcagcaaagagagggagagggccaTTCTGAGTCCGAAACCTCCCGGAACCTTCCTGCTGCGCTTCAGTGAGAGCAGCAAGGAGGGCGGCATTACCTTTACATGGGTGGAGAAAGACATAAGTG GAAAGACGCAGATGCAGTCAGTGGAGCCCTACACCAAGCAGCAGCTCAACAACATGTCCTTTGCCGACATCATCATGGGCTACAAGATCATGGACGCCACCAACATTCTGGTGTCGCCTCTCGTGTACCTCTACCCCGACATTCCCAAAGACGAAGCTTTCGGGAAGTACTGCAGGCCGGAAACAGCTCCGGAGCCGGAGATGGGAGGAGACCCTTCGAGTA GTATTCAGCCGTACTTGAAGACAAAGTTCATCTGCGTCACACC CACAAACTCTGGAAACACCAGCGACCTGTTCCCCATGTCGCCGCGCACCCTCGAGTCCCTGATGCACAACGAAGCCGAGCCTAATCAGGCACACATGG ACTCCCTCACACTGGACATGGATGTAGCATCGCCCATGTGA
- the stat3 gene encoding signal transducer and activator of transcription 3 isoform X1, with protein MAQWNQLQQLETRYLEQLYHLYSDSFPMELRQFLAPWIESQDWAYAANKESHATLVFHNLLGEIDQQYSRFLQENNVLYQHNLRRIKQHLQSKYLEKPMDIARIVARCLWEEQRLLQTATTAVQDGQAAHPTGTVVTEKQQILEHNLQDIRKRVQDMEQKMKMLENLQDDFDFNYKTLKSQGDLPQDLNGNSQAAATRQKMAQLEQMLSALDQLRRQIVTEMGGLLTAMDYVQKNLTDEELADWKRRQQIACIGGPPNICLDRLETWITSLAESQLQIRQQIKKLEELQQKVSYKGDPIIQHRPALEEKIVDLFRNLMKSSFVVERQPCMPMHPDRPLVIKTGVQFTNKVRLLVKFPELNYQLKIKVCIDKESGDVAAIRGSRKFNILGTNTKVMNMEESNNGSLSAEFKHLTLREQRCGNGGRTNSDASLIVTEELHLITFETEVYHQGLKIDLETHSLPVVVISNICQMPNAWASILWYNMLTNHPKNVNFFTKPPVGTWDQVAEVLSWQFSSTTKRGLTIEQLTTLAEKLLGPCVNYSGCQITWAKFCKENMAGKGFSFWVWLDNIIDLVKKYILALWNEGYIMGFISKERERAILSPKPPGTFLLRFSESSKEGGITFTWVEKDISGKTQMQSVEPYTKQQLNNMSFADIIMGYKIMDATNILVSPLVYLYPDIPKDEAFGKYCRPETAPEPEMGGDPSSSIQPYLKTKFICVTPCPSVFMDLPDSDLLGGVFPGTNSGNTSDLFPMSPRTLESLMHNEAEPNQAHMGCTWIVSTDSLTLDMDVASPM; from the exons ATGGCCCAGTGGAACCAGTTACAGCAGCTGGAGACCAGGTATCTGGAGCAGCTCTACCACCTGTACAGCGACAGCTTCCCCATGGAGCTACGGCAGTTCCTCGCCCCCTGGATCGAGAGTCAGGACTG GGCGTACGCTGCCAACAAGGAGTCGCACGCCACGCTGGTGTTCCACAACCTCCTGGGAGAGATAGACCAGCAGTACAGCCGCTTCCTGCAGGAGAACAACGTGCTCTACCAGCACAACCTGCGGCGGATCAAGCAGCATCTGCAAAGCAAGTACCTGGAGAAGCCCATGGATATCGCCCGCATCGTGGCCCGATGTCTGTGGGAGGAGCAGAGACTGCTGCAGACCGCCACCACCGCTGTACAG GATGGTCAGGCAGCACATCCCACCGGGACAGTAGTGACAGAGAAGCAGCAGATCCTGGAGCACAACCTCCAAGACATCAGGAAGCGGGTGCAG gaTATGGAACAGAAGATGAAAATGCTTGAGAACTTGCAGGATGACTTTGACTTCAATTACAAGACGTTGAAAAGCCAAGGAG ACTTGCCCCAGGACTTAAATGGCAACAGCCAAGCGGCCGCCACCAGACAGAAGATGGCTCAGCTCGAGCAGATGCTGAGCGCCCTGGACCAGCTGAGGAGG cAAATTGTGACGGAGATGGGCGGCTTGTTGACCGCCATGGATTACGTACAGAAGAACCTGACTGACGAGGAGCTAGCCGACTggaagaggaggcagcagaTCGCCTGTATCGGAGGTCCACCCAACATCTGCCTGGACCGCCTCGAGACATG GATCACGTCCCTGGCCGAGTCCCAGCTGCAGATCCGCCAGCAGATCAAGAAGCTGGAGGAACTTCAGCAGAAGGTGTCTTACAAAGGCGACCCCATCATCCAGCACCGGCCCGCCCTGGAGGAGAAGATAGTGGACCTGTTCAGAAACCTGATGAAGAG TTCCTTTGTGGTCGAAAGACAGCCTTGTATGCCCATGCATCCGGACAGACCTCTGGTCATTAAAACAGGAGTGCAGTTCACAAATAAAGTCAG GTTACTGGTTAAGTTTCCTGAGCTCAATTACCAGCTGAAAATTAAAGTTTGCATTGACAA ggaatcGGGAGACGTGGCTGCAATTCGAGG GTCACGGAAGTTCAACATCCTCGGTACCAACACAAAAGTAATGAACATGGAAGAATCCAACAATGGCAGCCTGTCAGCAGAGTTTAAACACTTG ACCCTGAGAGAACAGAGGTGTGGAAATGGTGGCCGGACCAACAGCGAC GCCTCTCTGATTGTCACAGAGGAGCTCCATCTCATCACCTTTGAGACAGAAGTCTATCATCAAGGCCTGAAGATCGATCTGGAG ACTCATTCCCTACCAGTGGTTGTCATCTCCAACATCTGCCAGATGCCCAACGCCTGGGCTTCCATCCTGTGGTACAACATGCTCACTAACCACCCAAAG AATGTAAACTTCTTCACCAAGCCTCCGGTGGGGACGTGGGACCAGGTGGCCGAGGTCCTGAGCTGGCagttctcctccaccaccaagCGGGGGCTCACCATCGAACAGCTCACCACACTGGCTGAGAAGTTGCTCG GGCCGTGTGTCAACTACTCAGGCTGTCAGATCACTTGGGCCAAGTTCTGTAAG gAGAACATGGCCGGCAAGGGCTTTTCCTTTTGGGTGTGGCTGGACAACATAATTGACCTGGTGAAGAAGTATATCCTGGCCCTGTGGAACGAAGG GTATATCATGGGCTTCATcagcaaagagagggagagggccaTTCTGAGTCCGAAACCTCCCGGAACCTTCCTGCTGCGCTTCAGTGAGAGCAGCAAGGAGGGCGGCATTACCTTTACATGGGTGGAGAAAGACATAAGTG GAAAGACGCAGATGCAGTCAGTGGAGCCCTACACCAAGCAGCAGCTCAACAACATGTCCTTTGCCGACATCATCATGGGCTACAAGATCATGGACGCCACCAACATTCTGGTGTCGCCTCTCGTGTACCTCTACCCCGACATTCCCAAAGACGAAGCTTTCGGGAAGTACTGCAGGCCGGAAACAGCTCCGGAGCCGGAGATGGGAGGAGACCCTTCGAGTA GTATTCAGCCGTACTTGAAGACAAAGTTCATCTGCGTCACACC GTGTCCCTCCGTGTTCATGGACTTGCCGGACAGTGATCTGCTCGGCGGCGTATTCCCAGG CACAAACTCTGGAAACACCAGCGACCTGTTCCCCATGTCGCCGCGCACCCTCGAGTCCCTGATGCACAACGAAGCCGAGCCTAATCAGGCACACATGG GCTGCACTTGGATTGTTTCCACAGACTCCCTCACACTGGACATGGATGTAGCATCGCCCATGTGA
- the stat3 gene encoding signal transducer and activator of transcription 3 isoform X2: protein MAQWNQLQQLETRYLEQLYHLYSDSFPMELRQFLAPWIESQDWAYAANKESHATLVFHNLLGEIDQQYSRFLQENNVLYQHNLRRIKQHLQSKYLEKPMDIARIVARCLWEEQRLLQTATTAVQDGQAAHPTGTVVTEKQQILEHNLQDIRKRVQDMEQKMKMLENLQDDFDFNYKTLKSQGDLPQDLNGNSQAAATRQKMAQLEQMLSALDQLRRQIVTEMGGLLTAMDYVQKNLTDEELADWKRRQQIACIGGPPNICLDRLETWITSLAESQLQIRQQIKKLEELQQKVSYKGDPIIQHRPALEEKIVDLFRNLMKSSFVVERQPCMPMHPDRPLVIKTGVQFTNKVRLLVKFPELNYQLKIKVCIDKESGDVAAIRGSRKFNILGTNTKVMNMEESNNGSLSAEFKHLTLREQRCGNGGRTNSDASLIVTEELHLITFETEVYHQGLKIDLETHSLPVVVISNICQMPNAWASILWYNMLTNHPKNVNFFTKPPVGTWDQVAEVLSWQFSSTTKRGLTIEQLTTLAEKLLGPCVNYSGCQITWAKFCKENMAGKGFSFWVWLDNIIDLVKKYILALWNEGYIMGFISKERERAILSPKPPGTFLLRFSESSKEGGITFTWVEKDISGKTQMQSVEPYTKQQLNNMSFADIIMGYKIMDATNILVSPLVYLYPDIPKDEAFGKYCRPETAPEPEMGGDPSSSIQPYLKTKFICVTPCPSVFMDLPDSDLLGGVFPGTNSGNTSDLFPMSPRTLESLMHNEAEPNQAHMDSLTLDMDVASPM, encoded by the exons ATGGCCCAGTGGAACCAGTTACAGCAGCTGGAGACCAGGTATCTGGAGCAGCTCTACCACCTGTACAGCGACAGCTTCCCCATGGAGCTACGGCAGTTCCTCGCCCCCTGGATCGAGAGTCAGGACTG GGCGTACGCTGCCAACAAGGAGTCGCACGCCACGCTGGTGTTCCACAACCTCCTGGGAGAGATAGACCAGCAGTACAGCCGCTTCCTGCAGGAGAACAACGTGCTCTACCAGCACAACCTGCGGCGGATCAAGCAGCATCTGCAAAGCAAGTACCTGGAGAAGCCCATGGATATCGCCCGCATCGTGGCCCGATGTCTGTGGGAGGAGCAGAGACTGCTGCAGACCGCCACCACCGCTGTACAG GATGGTCAGGCAGCACATCCCACCGGGACAGTAGTGACAGAGAAGCAGCAGATCCTGGAGCACAACCTCCAAGACATCAGGAAGCGGGTGCAG gaTATGGAACAGAAGATGAAAATGCTTGAGAACTTGCAGGATGACTTTGACTTCAATTACAAGACGTTGAAAAGCCAAGGAG ACTTGCCCCAGGACTTAAATGGCAACAGCCAAGCGGCCGCCACCAGACAGAAGATGGCTCAGCTCGAGCAGATGCTGAGCGCCCTGGACCAGCTGAGGAGG cAAATTGTGACGGAGATGGGCGGCTTGTTGACCGCCATGGATTACGTACAGAAGAACCTGACTGACGAGGAGCTAGCCGACTggaagaggaggcagcagaTCGCCTGTATCGGAGGTCCACCCAACATCTGCCTGGACCGCCTCGAGACATG GATCACGTCCCTGGCCGAGTCCCAGCTGCAGATCCGCCAGCAGATCAAGAAGCTGGAGGAACTTCAGCAGAAGGTGTCTTACAAAGGCGACCCCATCATCCAGCACCGGCCCGCCCTGGAGGAGAAGATAGTGGACCTGTTCAGAAACCTGATGAAGAG TTCCTTTGTGGTCGAAAGACAGCCTTGTATGCCCATGCATCCGGACAGACCTCTGGTCATTAAAACAGGAGTGCAGTTCACAAATAAAGTCAG GTTACTGGTTAAGTTTCCTGAGCTCAATTACCAGCTGAAAATTAAAGTTTGCATTGACAA ggaatcGGGAGACGTGGCTGCAATTCGAGG GTCACGGAAGTTCAACATCCTCGGTACCAACACAAAAGTAATGAACATGGAAGAATCCAACAATGGCAGCCTGTCAGCAGAGTTTAAACACTTG ACCCTGAGAGAACAGAGGTGTGGAAATGGTGGCCGGACCAACAGCGAC GCCTCTCTGATTGTCACAGAGGAGCTCCATCTCATCACCTTTGAGACAGAAGTCTATCATCAAGGCCTGAAGATCGATCTGGAG ACTCATTCCCTACCAGTGGTTGTCATCTCCAACATCTGCCAGATGCCCAACGCCTGGGCTTCCATCCTGTGGTACAACATGCTCACTAACCACCCAAAG AATGTAAACTTCTTCACCAAGCCTCCGGTGGGGACGTGGGACCAGGTGGCCGAGGTCCTGAGCTGGCagttctcctccaccaccaagCGGGGGCTCACCATCGAACAGCTCACCACACTGGCTGAGAAGTTGCTCG GGCCGTGTGTCAACTACTCAGGCTGTCAGATCACTTGGGCCAAGTTCTGTAAG gAGAACATGGCCGGCAAGGGCTTTTCCTTTTGGGTGTGGCTGGACAACATAATTGACCTGGTGAAGAAGTATATCCTGGCCCTGTGGAACGAAGG GTATATCATGGGCTTCATcagcaaagagagggagagggccaTTCTGAGTCCGAAACCTCCCGGAACCTTCCTGCTGCGCTTCAGTGAGAGCAGCAAGGAGGGCGGCATTACCTTTACATGGGTGGAGAAAGACATAAGTG GAAAGACGCAGATGCAGTCAGTGGAGCCCTACACCAAGCAGCAGCTCAACAACATGTCCTTTGCCGACATCATCATGGGCTACAAGATCATGGACGCCACCAACATTCTGGTGTCGCCTCTCGTGTACCTCTACCCCGACATTCCCAAAGACGAAGCTTTCGGGAAGTACTGCAGGCCGGAAACAGCTCCGGAGCCGGAGATGGGAGGAGACCCTTCGAGTA GTATTCAGCCGTACTTGAAGACAAAGTTCATCTGCGTCACACC GTGTCCCTCCGTGTTCATGGACTTGCCGGACAGTGATCTGCTCGGCGGCGTATTCCCAGG CACAAACTCTGGAAACACCAGCGACCTGTTCCCCATGTCGCCGCGCACCCTCGAGTCCCTGATGCACAACGAAGCCGAGCCTAATCAGGCACACATGG ACTCCCTCACACTGGACATGGATGTAGCATCGCCCATGTGA